The window CGATCTCTGGTTCCCGCACGAGCCGCTGCCCGTCGGTGCAGGCCAGAACGACACGCCACCGGTGCTGGTGATGACTTCGGCGTTCTCGGGATTCGTCCAGGCACGGATGCTGCCCTCACGGACGACGCCGGACCTTTTGGGCGGAATGTGGACTCTTCTCCAGGACGCGCAGGCTGTTCCGTCCCGGCTGCTGTGGGACAACGAGTCCGGCATCGGCCGGCGCCGGCCCACCCAGCCGGTGGCCGCGTTCGCCGGGTCCCTCGGGCTGGAGATCAAGCTGCTCCCACCTAGGGATCCGGAGTCCAAGGGCATGGTCGAGCGGATGAACAGGTTCTTCCGGCAACGCTTCATGCCGGGCCGGGACTTCCGCTCACCAGCGGATTTCAACGACCAGCTGGAGGACTGGCTGCCCAAGGCCAACCACCGGTACTCCCGGTCCCGCCACGGCCGCCCTGACGAGCTGATCGTCCTGGACCGGGAAAGGATGCGGGAACTGCCGCCGGTAAGCCCGGAAACGGCGTTCCGCAACGCGGTGCGGCTGCCACGGGATTACTACGTGCGGGTGTTCTCCAACGACTATTCCGTGGACCCGTCGTTCATTGGGCGGATCGTTGATGTCATCGCTGATCTGGACACTGTCTGGGTCACCCATGACGGCGTCATCATCGCCACGCACGTCCGGGCCTGGGCCCGGCATCTGGTGGTGACCGACCCGGCCCACGTGGCCCGCGCGGCGGTGATGCGCCGGGACTTCCGGACCCAGCGGGTGCGCCGTCCCGAACCGCCAGAATCTGTGGAGGTGCGGGATCTGGCCGCCTATGACGAGATCTTCGGCATCGACCTCGGCCAGCAGCCGAACCTGGTCCTGGAGGTGGTCTCATGACCGGGACACCGTCACAGATCGACTACTACGCCCGGGCCCTGCGCGCGCCACGGATCAGCGATGGGTTCCGCCGTCTCGGGGACCAGGCCCGGGACGCCGGCTGGTCGCACGAGGAGTACCTGGCCGCCGTGCTCTCCCGTGAAGTCTCCGAACGCGAAGCCTCCGCAGCGGCGACCCGGATCAAAGCCGCGAGGTTCCCGGCACACAAGGACCTCGAGGAGTTCAACTTCGACCACCAGCCCTCCGCGGACCGGAACCTCATCGCGCATCTGGGCACCGGCGTCTTCCTTGCCGAGGCCAAAAACGTGGTCCTCCTCGGGCCTCCCGGCACCGGCAAAACCCATCTCGCGGTCGGAATCGGCATCAAGGCAGCCAAGGCCGGGCACAGGGTCCTCTTCGACTCCGCGACCGGCTGGGTCGCCCGGCTGCAGGAGGCTCATTCCCGCGGGAAACTCGCCCAGGAACTGGTGAAACTACGCCGCTACGGGCTCCTCATAATCGACGAAGTAGGCTATATCCCGTTTGACCAGGACGCCGCCAACCTGTTCTTCCAGCTGGTCTCCAGCCGCTACGAACACGCCTCCATGATCCTGACGTCCAACCTACCCTTCGCCCGCTGGGGCGACGTCTTCGGGGACCTGACCATCGCCTCGGCCATGATCGACCGGATCGTCCACCACGCCGACGTCATCAGCCTCAAAGGCAACAGCTACCGACTCAAAAAACACCAACCCACCGCCGGTACGGCACAATAGAACGAACAACAAGTGGCCCTGTTTTCAAATGGCACTAATGGCCCTGTTTTGGGTTGGCGTTAACACACGCGCAGCCGGGGTCCAATTTCCATGGGATCCCTGACCGGTCCAGATCGATCAGTTTTGTGCCGTCCATGCCAAGAGCGGTGACAGCGGCAAGGCGCTTGTCCAGCCGCATGAGGACGGAAAAGTGGGTGTAGGGGAGCAGGACGGACTCGACGCCGTCCACGGCCGGAATGCCAACCGGGACACCCAAGAACTGTTCGTCGAACCCGGGACGTCCGGAAAGATCCTCAACATTCAACACATGCTGAACTGCGGGGGTTCATCCATCGGCAGACCGTATCAGTGCCCGGCGACAGAAGCACGGGCGCATCCTGATTTTGCTTCCGGCGTCCCGGCTCAGCAGCCTGCGTTGTCTTGGGGGCAACCTCCAGGGCAGTCAGGATTCCGCGGATCCGGAATAGTGGGGGAGCTGTCAGTTTGGGTAGTCGCCTGCTGCATGTTTTAGCTCTGCCGATGAGGGTTGGGGTATGCGGGGGACAGCGCTGGACCCGTTGCCGGTCAGTCGTGGGTGGGTTCGCCGGTGACTTTATGGTCGGCATGGTTCAGGCCTTCGTTTATTAAACGGGTCAGGTGCCCGTCCGTGAGGCTATAAATGACTCGGCGGCTGTCCTTTTGGGTGGTGACGAGGCCGCTGAAGCGCAGTTTGGCCAAATGTTGGCTGACCGAGGTGCGGGAGGCTCCGGTCTGCTCCACCAGCGTGCCGACGTCGGAGGGTTCCTGGGCCAGGAGCCAAAGCAGGTGTAATCGGGTGGTGTCCGAGAGCATCCGGAACGTGGCTGTGGCCGCGTCCAGTCGGCGGGAATCCGGCGCGGCGGGGTGGTGAAGGCTGGCGGCCGGAAGGGGTTGTGCGTTTTCCACCGGCTCAGCCTTTCATGGTCTCCGGTACGGGGCCGGTCCTTGTTCCTGCGGGCCAGAATCGGAACGCGGCAAGTGTACTGATTGTAGCTACGACGGCCAGAACGGCGGCTGCCACCGGCTGGCCTGCCGTGGCACCAACCCAGCCCGCTATCGGGTAAGTGATGATGAAACAGGCGTGGGAGAGGGAGAACTGGGCGGTGAAGATGTAGGAGCGGGTGCTGTCGGTTGCCGCCCGGCGCAGGAGACGGGCTGAGGGGGTGTTGATCATCGAGGTCCCGGCCCCAAGTACCACCCACAGGCCCAGCAATACCGGCCAGGTCCCCGGCACGGCCAGCAGGGCGAACGCCCCGGCCAGGCCGGCGGAGAGCAGCACCGCGCCGGCACGCATGAGGACCCGGTCCGACACCCGGTCCAGGATCCTGGGGGCGGTCAGCGCGACGAGCATCGACCCCGCACCGAAGCAGGCCAGGGCGACCGCGACGTCGGCGTTGGAACCGCCGAACATATCTCGGGCGTAGACGACGGTGTTCACCAGCACCAGGGCGGTCGCGGCAGCGACCGCAAGATTCAGGGCCATCAGGGCCCGAAGTTCAGGATGGCGGGCAAAGATCCGTGTGCCCAGGGTAGTCCGGTGCCACAACGTCCCTTCCTGCTTCGCAACCGGCGCCGCAGGAAGACGGGTGGTGACCACGAGGGCTGCGGAGAGCAGGAACCCGGCTACGGTCCCGAGGAACAGATCATGGAAGGACAGCACGGCCAGCAGCGCTGCGGCCAGGGCGGGGCTGACCAACGACTCCAGGTCGTACGCCAAACGCGAGAGGGAAAGGGCCCGGGTGTACTGGCGCTCATCAGGGAGGATGACCGGAATCAGGGACTGGAACGCCGGGGTAAACGTAGCCGAGGCGCTCTGCAGCAAGAACACCAGGACATAGATCTGCCACGCCTGGTCCACCAGTGGCAGCATCAATGCGATACCGGCGCGGATCAGGTCCGCCCCGACCAGTACCGCCTTTTTCGGCAGCCGCTCCACGAGCGCCGCCATCAACGGAGCAACGAACACATAGGCGAGCATCTTGATCGTCAGTGCCGTCCCCAGAACCGCACCGGCCTGCCCACCGGCCAAATCAAAAGCCAGCAGACCCAGCGCAACCGTCAGCAGCCCGGTGCCCAGCAGGGCCACGACCTGGGCCGAAAACAGCTTTCGGTAGGCCGGAACGGCCAGAACTTCAATCAAAATGACTCCTCGGGTCCATCACAGATGCATCAACAGGTGCGTACATGCGCACTTATTAGATTAGTAGACGTCCCCTCTGATCGGAAACGGCGCACAATCCGGGCCGCAATGCACGGTGAGGGCTCGTTCCCATGGCGAGATCGGGTGAACGGTGTCGTGATACAGAATTGCTTGAATACATCGGGCGCTGTACTTTGAAGGTATGGAAACGCTCACGCATGCTCCGGTGCTGGCGCGGTTCGGCTACGCAGTCTCTGACCACACCCGCGCCCGGATCCTCTTGGTCTTGGCGGAAGCGCCCGCTTACCCGTCGGATTTGGCTGATTCCCTGGGCGTGTCCCGGCAGAGCATCTCCAACCACTTGACGTGTCTTCGCGGCTGCGGCCTCGTCGTGGCTGTTCCGGACGGACGGCGGACGCGGTACGAGCTCGCCGATGCCCGGCTGGGCCATGCGATCGGTGACCTGCTCGGCGTCGTGCTGGCGGTGGACCCGGACTGCTGCGCGCCGGACGGGACGTGTCTGGTATGAGTACCTCCCAGCTCGCGCCCGCCCCGGTCCGGCGCGCCGTTCTGAGCCGCCGGATCCGGCTTTTCGCTGCCGCGACCATCAGCTACAACGTTATCGAGGCGGTAGTCGCGCTGTGGGCGGGCGGAGTGGCCGACTCCTCAGCCCTGATCGGTTTCGGACTGGACTCGGTGATCGAGATTGCGTCCGCCGTCGCACTGTCCTGGCAGTTCGCCAGCAAGGACCCGGAACGGCGCGAGCACCTGACCTTGCGGCTCATCGCGATCTCCTTCTTCGCCCTCGCCGCCTTCCTCACCTTCGACTCCGTGACCTCACTGGCGGGCGGCCGCGAAGCGCAGCACTCCACACCGGGCATCATCATCGCGGCACTGAGCCTGGCCATCATGCCTGTGCTGTCCTGGCTGCAGCGCCGCGCCGGACGGGAGCTCGGATCCCGGACCGCCGTTGCGGACTCCAAACAGACACTGCTCTGCACCTACCTCTCCGCCGTACTGCTGCTCGGGCTGGTATTGAACAGCATGCTGGGCTGGTGGTGGGCCGACGCCGGCGCGGCACTGGTCATCGCCGTGATCGCCGTCCGCGAAGGCATCAGCGCGTGGAGAGGCGACGTGTGCTGCACCGTCCCGCACGCCGCCGAGGCGAACGGCGCCGCAGCTACGGCCCCGGCGGCAACTCCCGCCGACAGCTGCTGCGAGGGCTGTGCTCACGTTCCAGAACTGACAGTCGTGACTCTCGGTCCGGAGCAGGGCCGCAGGAACTCCTGAACCATGGACTTTGAACTACGCACAATCCCGGGCTGCCCAAACAGCGATCCGGCTTTGGAGCTGTTCCGGGAGGTTCTTGCCGCAGAAGGAAAGGACAAGGAACCCCTGAGCGTGCGTGAGGTGGTCTCGGATACCGAGGCCGAAGACCTCCGGTTCCACGGTTCCCCCTCCTTCACCGCGAACGGGGGCGACCTGTTTCCGGCGGAAACCGCCCCGGCCCTGAGCTGCCGCCTCTACGACACCGGGCGCGATGTGGCGGGACTGCCCGTCCTCGAGTCCCTGCGCGCAGCGATCCGCAGCCTAGATTCCCAAAAGTGACCTCTCAGCGCCGCCATCCCACCGACCCACACACCCCGGAGACACACCCATGAGCGGTCACGACCACGACCTCGGCACGGCCGCGGCGGGCAATCGGCGCAAATTGATTCTAGTGTTCGCCATCACCTTCACCGTGATGGTCGCGGAGATCGTCGGCTCGGTTCTCACCGGCAGCCTGGCGCTTCTGGCCGATGCCGGCCACATGTTCACGGACTCGACCGGGCTGCTGATCGCCCTGATCGCCGCCTCACTGGCCCTGAAACCGGCCACGGCCAAACGGACGTGGGGGTACAAGCGCGCAGAGATCATCGCCGCGGCCGGGCAGGCTGCCCTGCTGCTGGGCGTCGGCGGCTTCGTCATCATCGAGGGCATCCGCCGCCTGATCGAGCCCCCCGAAGTCGGCGGGTCAACGATGCTGTGGTTCGGCATCATCGGCCTGGCCGGCAACGCCGTCGGGCTGATCGTTCTGGCCTCGGGCCGGAACCATAACTTCAACATGAAGGCCGCCTTCCTGGAGGTGCTCAACGACGCCCTCGGCTCCGTCGCCGTCATCGTGGCCGCCATCATCATCGCCTTCACCGGATGGGTCCAGGCCGACGCCGTCGTGTCCATCCTGATCGGCGTCCTGATCATCCCCCGCACGCTGAAGCTGCTCCGGGACACCGTGAACGTGCTGATGGAAAATGCCCCCCAAGGCTTGGACATGGCCCAGGTTCGCGAGCACATCCTTGCCGTGCCGCACGTCATCGACGTCCATGACCTGCACGCGTCCCTGGTCGCCTCGGGCACAGCTGTCCTTTCCGCCCACGTCACCGTCGAAGATACCTGCATGACCGACGGCCACGCTGCCGCCCTCCTGGCTGACCTGCAGAAATGCGTGGCCGAGCACTTCGACGTCAGCGTCGAACACTCCACCTTCCAGCTCGAACCAGCCGCCCATCGCGACCAGGAAAGCATCCACCACTGATGACACAAACCACGACAGCCCCCGCACCAGCGGACCCGGCCAAAAAGATCCGCTTGGTCCTCTGGATCCTCCTGGGCGTCATCGTTGCCGCCGGCCTGATCTGGTACGCCGTCTTCACCGCCACCAAAGTCGCCCAACCCCCGCCCCAACCGGTCGCCGACGCGCAGCTGGTCCGCGAGGACAGCCACCGCGTTACCGCGCCCGTGACGGAGAAAGCCCAACTGGTCGAGTTCCTGGACTTCGAATGTGAATCCTGTCTGGCAGCGCAGCCGCTCGTGGAGGACCTGAAGAAGGAATTCGGTGACCGGATCACCTTCGTCACCCGCTATTTCCCGCTTCCCGGTC is drawn from Micrococcaceae bacterium Sec5.8 and contains these coding sequences:
- a CDS encoding cation transporter, translated to MSTSQLAPAPVRRAVLSRRIRLFAAATISYNVIEAVVALWAGGVADSSALIGFGLDSVIEIASAVALSWQFASKDPERREHLTLRLIAISFFALAAFLTFDSVTSLAGGREAQHSTPGIIIAALSLAIMPVLSWLQRRAGRELGSRTAVADSKQTLLCTYLSAVLLLGLVLNSMLGWWWADAGAALVIAVIAVREGISAWRGDVCCTVPHAAEANGAAATAPAATPADSCCEGCAHVPELTVVTLGPEQGRRNS
- a CDS encoding metalloregulator ArsR/SmtB family transcription factor, which encodes MENAQPLPAASLHHPAAPDSRRLDAATATFRMLSDTTRLHLLWLLAQEPSDVGTLVEQTGASRTSVSQHLAKLRFSGLVTTQKDSRRVIYSLTDGHLTRLINEGLNHADHKVTGEPTHD
- a CDS encoding cation diffusion facilitator family transporter yields the protein MSGHDHDLGTAAAGNRRKLILVFAITFTVMVAEIVGSVLTGSLALLADAGHMFTDSTGLLIALIAASLALKPATAKRTWGYKRAEIIAAAGQAALLLGVGGFVIIEGIRRLIEPPEVGGSTMLWFGIIGLAGNAVGLIVLASGRNHNFNMKAAFLEVLNDALGSVAVIVAAIIIAFTGWVQADAVVSILIGVLIIPRTLKLLRDTVNVLMENAPQGLDMAQVREHILAVPHVIDVHDLHASLVASGTAVLSAHVTVEDTCMTDGHAAALLADLQKCVAEHFDVSVEHSTFQLEPAAHRDQESIHH
- the istA gene encoding IS21 family transposase codes for the protein MINLDDWAGIRHLFSTGKHSKREIGRIVGVSRGTVDRALESDRAPKYQRAAGVSSFDAFAPRVRELLVKTPTMPAATLAERVGWSGSASLFRAKVAAIRPEYAPPDPADRLVHEPGFQVQCDLWFPHEPLPVGAGQNDTPPVLVMTSAFSGFVQARMLPSRTTPDLLGGMWTLLQDAQAVPSRLLWDNESGIGRRRPTQPVAAFAGSLGLEIKLLPPRDPESKGMVERMNRFFRQRFMPGRDFRSPADFNDQLEDWLPKANHRYSRSRHGRPDELIVLDRERMRELPPVSPETAFRNAVRLPRDYYVRVFSNDYSVDPSFIGRIVDVIADLDTVWVTHDGVIIATHVRAWARHLVVTDPAHVARAAVMRRDFRTQRVRRPEPPESVEVRDLAAYDEIFGIDLGQQPNLVLEVVS
- a CDS encoding MFS transporter — encoded protein: MIEVLAVPAYRKLFSAQVVALLGTGLLTVALGLLAFDLAGGQAGAVLGTALTIKMLAYVFVAPLMAALVERLPKKAVLVGADLIRAGIALMLPLVDQAWQIYVLVFLLQSASATFTPAFQSLIPVILPDERQYTRALSLSRLAYDLESLVSPALAAALLAVLSFHDLFLGTVAGFLLSAALVVTTRLPAAPVAKQEGTLWHRTTLGTRIFARHPELRALMALNLAVAAATALVLVNTVVYARDMFGGSNADVAVALACFGAGSMLVALTAPRILDRVSDRVLMRAGAVLLSAGLAGAFALLAVPGTWPVLLGLWVVLGAGTSMINTPSARLLRRAATDSTRSYIFTAQFSLSHACFIITYPIAGWVGATAGQPVAAAVLAVVATISTLAAFRFWPAGTRTGPVPETMKG
- a CDS encoding winged helix-turn-helix domain-containing protein; this translates as METLTHAPVLARFGYAVSDHTRARILLVLAEAPAYPSDLADSLGVSRQSISNHLTCLRGCGLVVAVPDGRRTRYELADARLGHAIGDLLGVVLAVDPDCCAPDGTCLV
- a CDS encoding thioredoxin domain-containing protein, with translation MTQTTTAPAPADPAKKIRLVLWILLGVIVAAGLIWYAVFTATKVAQPPPQPVADAQLVREDSHRVTAPVTEKAQLVEFLDFECESCLAAQPLVEDLKKEFGDRITFVTRYFPLPGHRNSGTAALAVEAAAQQGKYEQMYTKMFDTQPQWGEKQDSQAPLFRTYAQELGLDLAKYDAAVADEKTIDRIRKDVADGKALGVTGTPTFFLDGRKLTLSTEADFRQKLTDAAK
- the istB gene encoding IS21-like element helper ATPase IstB, encoding MTGTPSQIDYYARALRAPRISDGFRRLGDQARDAGWSHEEYLAAVLSREVSEREASAAATRIKAARFPAHKDLEEFNFDHQPSADRNLIAHLGTGVFLAEAKNVVLLGPPGTGKTHLAVGIGIKAAKAGHRVLFDSATGWVARLQEAHSRGKLAQELVKLRRYGLLIIDEVGYIPFDQDAANLFFQLVSSRYEHASMILTSNLPFARWGDVFGDLTIASAMIDRIVHHADVISLKGNSYRLKKHQPTAGTAQ